From a region of the Pseudanabaena sp. ABRG5-3 genome:
- a CDS encoding carbohydrate ABC transporter permease, with amino-acid sequence MKKKNLKSSSNIFSNIPQFIVLIAIATLTVFPLLWLVSTAFKAPTENIFQSVPQLLPSQPTLDNFIKVWKNSRFDLYLWNSFLVASITVILNLLFCSLAAFPLARLEFKGRDPIFWAIVGTTMIPFQITMIPLYILAVQLNLKNTYAGLIFPYVISAFGIFLLRQAFQSVPKEMEEAARMDGCSSMGIWWHVMLPAARPALTTLAVFTFVAMWGDFLWPLVIVDKAELYTLPRGIASLASAFSEDWRLIAAGSAISMLPVFIVFVFLQRYIIPTEASIGVKG; translated from the coding sequence ATGAAAAAGAAAAATCTAAAATCATCATCAAATATCTTTAGTAATATTCCTCAATTTATTGTTTTAATTGCGATCGCTACTTTAACGGTATTTCCTCTGCTCTGGCTAGTAAGTACTGCTTTTAAAGCACCCACCGAAAATATTTTTCAATCTGTACCACAGCTATTACCCTCACAACCGACTTTAGATAATTTCATCAAGGTCTGGAAAAATTCCCGTTTCGATCTTTATCTGTGGAATAGCTTTTTGGTTGCTAGTATCACCGTCATTTTAAATTTACTATTCTGCTCCCTCGCCGCCTTTCCCCTCGCAAGATTGGAATTTAAGGGACGCGATCCTATATTTTGGGCGATCGTTGGCACGACGATGATTCCATTCCAAATCACGATGATTCCTCTATATATTCTTGCTGTGCAGCTAAATCTCAAAAATACCTATGCAGGTCTGATTTTCCCCTATGTAATTTCTGCCTTTGGCATATTTCTATTACGTCAAGCTTTCCAAAGTGTTCCTAAGGAAATGGAGGAAGCGGCGCGGATGGATGGTTGCTCTAGTATGGGAATTTGGTGGCATGTGATGTTGCCTGCGGCTCGTCCTGCCCTGACGACCCTTGCAGTTTTTACCTTTGTGGCGATGTGGGGTGATTTTCTCTGGCCATTAGTGATTGTTGATAAGGCTGAGCTTTATACCTTACCAAGGGGGATCGCCAGTCTTGCTAGTGCCTTTTCTGAGGATTGGCGCTTAATTGCCGCAGGTTCCGCAATTTCGATGCTGCCCGTATTTATTGTGTTTGTATTTCTCCAGCGCTACATTATCCCGACTGAGGCAAGTATTGGTGTTAAGGGCTAG
- a CDS encoding carbohydrate ABC transporter permease gives MQTNVKLKRQKLGKKFSWTPYLFLLPAIAFLFLTSFLPVFQAIYLSFTNYDFVGSPTFIGWKNYLTLWNDQTFWKTLSNTLVYLIFAVPSLVVLPLALAILVNQKLRSIKFFRAIYYFPVIVSVVVAGIAWKWVYAQNGILNYFLSTISFQDIKIPWLTDPKTAIFAIIAVVIWRGVGYYMVIYLAGLQAIPADLYEAAAIDGSDGWQKHLDITIPLMKPYIILVAVISSIGAMKVFEEVYIMSQGGPANSTKTVVYYLYDKGFTSLEMGYASAIGVFLFLIIFIISILTFKFINPAKTIGEGN, from the coding sequence ATGCAGACCAACGTAAAACTAAAACGGCAAAAACTAGGTAAGAAATTTTCTTGGACTCCATACTTATTTCTCTTGCCAGCGATCGCATTTCTATTTTTGACATCATTCTTACCAGTATTTCAAGCTATATATTTAAGTTTTACGAATTATGACTTTGTTGGTAGTCCTACTTTTATTGGATGGAAAAACTATCTAACGCTTTGGAATGATCAAACCTTTTGGAAAACCTTAAGTAATACCTTAGTCTATTTGATATTTGCCGTTCCTAGTCTCGTAGTTTTGCCACTAGCTTTAGCAATTTTAGTTAATCAAAAGTTACGCAGCATCAAGTTTTTTCGAGCCATTTACTATTTTCCTGTAATTGTTTCCGTTGTCGTGGCTGGGATTGCTTGGAAATGGGTTTATGCCCAAAATGGCATCTTAAATTATTTTCTATCAACGATTTCATTTCAAGACATAAAAATTCCTTGGTTAACCGACCCTAAAACTGCCATTTTTGCGATTATTGCCGTAGTAATCTGGCGAGGTGTTGGTTACTATATGGTCATCTATCTGGCAGGTTTACAGGCTATCCCCGCAGATTTATATGAGGCGGCGGCGATCGATGGTTCTGATGGTTGGCAAAAGCATTTAGATATTACGATCCCATTAATGAAGCCTTATATTATTCTCGTGGCAGTGATTTCTTCAATTGGGGCAATGAAGGTCTTTGAAGAGGTTTATATCATGTCTCAGGGTGGCCCAGCTAATAGCACAAAAACGGTAGTTTATTATTTATATGACAAAGGTTTTACGAGCTTAGAAATGGGATATGCGTCAGCGATTGGTGTATTTCTATTCTTAATTATTTTTATTATTTCGATTTTGACTTTTAAATTTATTAATCCAGCTAAAACCATTGGTGAAGGGAACTAG
- the gcvP gene encoding aminomethyl-transferring glycine dehydrogenase, giving the protein MLEPSLTVTTQDSPITETSTETKELRVPAFSNHAKHNDYLADCLSDDALAPTDSFIRRHIGATSVEIQQMLTAIGCDSLDEMIDKTVPAAIRIKQPLQLGEARGEYELLQELKAIASKNQVWRSYIGTGYYNCITPTIIQRNILENPGWYTQYTPYQAEIAQGRLEALLNFQTMIIDLTGLEIANASLLDEGTAAAEAMTMAAGIAKNKGNKFLVSSDCHPQTIAVVKTRAIPLGIEVVVAKHDQVVLDQNYFGFLLQYPASDGAIYDYTDVIAQIHAQSGLAIVAADLLALTLIKSPAELGADIAIGSAQRFGVPFGYGGPHAAYMATKEAYKRQMPGRLVGVSKDVHGRPALRLALQTREQHIRRDKATSNICTAQVLLAIMASMYAVYHGAEGLKRIAQRVNLLTSSLAQAIADLGHTVTHQAFFDTIRVELKGISSDEIKTRAAAKQINLRYLADNAIAISLDETVSKQDLLDLISIFSENELRITNYELRASDSQFVIRNSLIRNSPYLTHPVFNSYHSESELLRYIYRLQSKDLSLTTSMIPLGSCTMKLNATSEMLPVTWAEFGNIHPFVPLEQTQGYQILFQQLETWLAEITGFAGVSLQPNAGSQGEYAGLLTIRAYHQHRGQTNRHICLIPTSAHGTNPASAVMAGMKVVTVNCDRDGNIDVDDLKVKAEKYQHELAALMVTYPSTHGVFEESIKDICDIVHYYGGQVYMDGANMNAQVGLCRPGDIGADVCHLNLHKTFCIPHGGGGPGMGPICVAPQLVPFLPEHPLAEVLEPNTISAAPWGSASILTISWVYIALMGAKGLKLATEVAILNANYMAQRLAPHYPILYTGKNGLVAHECIIDLHDCKNIAGIEVDDIAKRLMDYGFHAPTVSWPVAGTMMIEPTESESKAELDRFCDAMIAIKQEVNAIASGDLDKLDNPLKNAPHTAESLLADSWDHAYSRHQAAYPAPWLKEHKFWASVGRIDNAFGDRNFVCSCLPIEAYEA; this is encoded by the coding sequence ATGTTGGAACCTTCGCTCACCGTGACAACCCAAGATTCTCCGATTACAGAAACATCTACAGAAACAAAAGAATTGAGGGTTCCAGCCTTTTCAAATCATGCTAAGCATAATGACTATCTAGCAGATTGCCTCAGTGATGATGCACTTGCACCCACCGATAGCTTTATTCGTCGTCATATTGGCGCAACATCCGTAGAAATCCAGCAAATGCTGACGGCGATCGGTTGTGACTCTCTCGATGAAATGATTGATAAGACCGTGCCTGCGGCGATCAGGATTAAGCAGCCATTGCAACTAGGGGAAGCACGCGGGGAATATGAACTGTTACAAGAATTGAAGGCGATCGCCTCGAAAAACCAAGTTTGGCGATCGTATATTGGTACGGGCTATTACAACTGCATCACGCCAACGATTATTCAGCGCAATATTTTGGAAAATCCGGGGTGGTATACGCAGTACACACCTTACCAAGCTGAGATTGCTCAAGGTCGTTTGGAGGCTCTGCTCAATTTCCAAACCATGATTATTGATTTGACAGGTTTAGAGATTGCCAATGCGTCGCTTTTAGATGAAGGAACTGCTGCTGCGGAAGCGATGACGATGGCAGCAGGAATTGCTAAGAATAAGGGGAATAAGTTCTTGGTATCCAGTGATTGCCATCCCCAAACGATCGCTGTCGTCAAAACTCGTGCGATTCCTTTAGGGATTGAAGTGGTAGTTGCTAAGCATGATCAGGTAGTGCTTGATCAAAATTATTTTGGTTTTTTGCTGCAATATCCTGCTAGCGATGGCGCAATCTATGACTACACCGATGTAATTGCTCAAATCCATGCTCAAAGTGGTTTAGCGATCGTTGCTGCTGATTTATTAGCACTAACGTTGATTAAATCGCCTGCCGAATTGGGTGCGGATATTGCGATCGGTAGCGCCCAGAGATTTGGCGTTCCCTTTGGTTATGGTGGTCCTCACGCCGCATACATGGCAACCAAGGAAGCCTACAAGCGACAAATGCCCGGACGTTTAGTGGGAGTTTCCAAGGATGTGCATGGTCGTCCTGCGCTGCGTCTAGCATTGCAAACCCGCGAGCAACATATCCGCCGCGATAAGGCAACGAGTAATATTTGTACGGCGCAAGTATTGCTGGCAATTATGGCGAGTATGTATGCGGTTTATCACGGTGCGGAGGGCTTAAAGAGAATCGCTCAGCGTGTCAATCTTTTAACATCAAGTCTTGCCCAAGCGATCGCCGATCTTGGTCACACAGTTACGCATCAAGCTTTCTTCGATACGATTCGCGTTGAGCTAAAGGGCATCTCTAGCGATGAAATTAAAACCAGAGCCGCCGCCAAGCAAATCAATTTACGGTATTTAGCAGATAATGCGATCGCGATCAGTCTCGATGAAACTGTATCTAAGCAGGATTTACTCGATCTCATTTCTATATTTTCTGAAAATGAATTACGAATTACGAATTACGAATTACGAGCTTCTGATTCTCAATTCGTAATTCGTAATTCTCTCATTCGTAATTCTCCCTATCTCACCCATCCTGTATTTAATTCCTATCATTCCGAATCAGAATTATTACGCTATATCTATCGTCTGCAATCGAAGGATTTATCGCTGACTACATCGATGATTCCTCTTGGTTCCTGTACGATGAAGCTCAATGCTACTTCGGAGATGCTTCCTGTGACATGGGCAGAATTTGGGAATATTCATCCCTTTGTGCCATTGGAGCAAACTCAGGGCTATCAAATTCTGTTTCAACAATTGGAAACATGGCTTGCGGAAATTACAGGTTTTGCAGGTGTATCTTTGCAACCGAATGCAGGCTCACAGGGTGAATATGCAGGTTTACTCACAATTCGCGCTTACCATCAACATCGCGGTCAAACCAATCGCCATATTTGCCTAATTCCCACTTCTGCACATGGTACAAACCCTGCGAGTGCAGTCATGGCAGGGATGAAGGTAGTGACGGTAAATTGCGATCGCGACGGCAATATTGATGTCGATGACCTCAAGGTAAAAGCCGAGAAGTACCAACATGAACTCGCCGCCCTGATGGTGACCTATCCTTCCACGCATGGTGTATTTGAGGAATCAATTAAGGACATTTGCGATATCGTTCACTATTACGGTGGACAGGTATATATGGATGGCGCAAATATGAATGCTCAAGTCGGTCTCTGTCGTCCGGGAGATATCGGTGCGGATGTCTGCCATTTGAATCTGCATAAGACTTTTTGCATTCCTCATGGTGGTGGTGGGCCAGGGATGGGACCAATTTGTGTCGCTCCACAATTAGTTCCATTTTTACCTGAGCATCCTTTGGCAGAAGTTCTAGAACCAAATACGATCTCAGCAGCGCCTTGGGGTAGTGCGAGCATTCTCACAATCTCATGGGTATATATTGCTTTGATGGGAGCGAAAGGCTTAAAACTGGCGACTGAAGTGGCGATTCTCAATGCCAACTATATGGCTCAACGTCTTGCGCCCCACTATCCGATTCTCTATACAGGCAAAAATGGCTTAGTTGCCCATGAATGTATTATTGACCTCCATGATTGTAAAAATATTGCAGGAATCGAGGTGGATGATATTGCCAAGCGCTTGATGGATTACGGCTTCCATGCGCCGACGGTTTCTTGGCCAGTGGCAGGGACGATGATGATCGAGCCAACGGAAAGCGAATCGAAAGCGGAACTCGATCGCTTCTGTGATGCGATGATCGCCATTAAGCAAGAGGTGAATGCGATCGCATCTGGTGATCTCGACAAGCTAGATAATCCGCTTAAAAATGCACCGCATACTGCGGAAAGTCTGCTTGCCGATAGCTGGGATCACGCCTATAGTCGCCATCAAGCCGCCTATCCTGCACCTTGGCTGAAAGAGCATAAGTTCTGGGCAAGCGTGGGACGCATCGATAACGCCTTTGGCGATCGCAATTTCGTTTGCTCTTGTCTCCCCATAGAAGCCTACGAAGCTTAG
- a CDS encoding DUF1565 domain-containing protein: MSIRQTSQGFSFQGFYLLPIVILSPSLAIAPPVIAQSQVPQSTQSSPQVTQNIIYVNPQTGSDRPEQGSNIAPFKTITYAIGRAQAGQIIQLAYGTYSSATGEKFPIRVRPNVTLRGNEAEKGKGITIIGGGILLTGSGFPQNVVIALADRAELRGVTVTNPNPRGYGLWIENASPAIANNTFIDNQQDGALITGKSTAIVSTNQFFRNGTSGLAIEGEASPDIRGNLFQQTTFGMSIRQEATPQLTENTFTQNQNGILIQANAKPILRGNAIINNRNYGLTISDNAMPDLGKANDDGNNTFQGNGTFDIQNVSRNAVALSGNQLDSKRVKGNLQVANVRQPSNLFANSLATKPTASSPSPNITAPSSPLPKSDRFANINQQLEQQIASSQPMNFAPNLDTPPALVRNASSSLSNNFNSTTQANNPFWYEPVTSVIIRITPKGLSSPIPSNTEISSNLPPVLASPPSGEPVNQPIQIAPLSNTSFAPQNPPKYRVVVPVSSHSGVAQVRQIVPNAFASRLNGYLVVQIGAYSDRRIAEVQVSRLAQQGLSARIEAIKP, from the coding sequence ATGAGTATCCGTCAGACATCTCAAGGCTTTAGTTTTCAAGGTTTTTATTTGCTTCCTATCGTGATCCTATCGCCAAGCTTAGCGATCGCGCCCCCAGTCATCGCTCAGTCCCAAGTACCTCAGAGTACCCAGAGTAGCCCTCAAGTTACCCAAAATATCATCTATGTAAATCCACAAACAGGTAGCGATCGCCCAGAACAAGGGAGCAATATTGCCCCATTCAAAACGATTACCTATGCAATTGGTCGCGCTCAGGCTGGGCAAATTATCCAACTAGCCTATGGAACCTATAGTAGTGCTACGGGTGAGAAGTTCCCAATTCGAGTACGTCCAAATGTGACTTTACGGGGAAATGAGGCTGAGAAGGGGAAAGGAATTACGATTATTGGTGGTGGAATTTTATTAACGGGTTCAGGATTTCCGCAAAATGTGGTGATCGCTCTCGCTGATCGTGCAGAACTGCGCGGTGTAACGGTAACGAATCCGAATCCTAGAGGTTATGGACTATGGATTGAGAATGCTAGTCCTGCGATCGCTAATAATACCTTTATCGATAATCAGCAAGATGGCGCATTAATTACGGGCAAGTCCACTGCGATTGTTTCCACAAATCAATTTTTTCGGAATGGAACTAGTGGCTTAGCGATCGAGGGGGAAGCGAGTCCAGATATTCGGGGCAATCTCTTTCAGCAAACTACTTTTGGAATGAGTATTCGTCAAGAGGCGACTCCCCAACTTACTGAAAACACCTTTACTCAAAACCAAAATGGCATCTTAATCCAAGCTAATGCTAAACCCATTTTGCGCGGTAATGCAATCATCAACAATCGTAATTATGGACTGACAATTTCCGATAATGCGATGCCTGATTTAGGAAAAGCGAATGATGATGGTAACAATACTTTTCAGGGGAATGGCACATTTGATATCCAAAATGTCAGCCGTAATGCGGTTGCTCTGAGCGGGAATCAATTAGACAGTAAGAGAGTGAAGGGAAATTTGCAAGTAGCGAATGTGCGTCAGCCATCCAATCTATTTGCCAATAGTCTTGCGACAAAGCCTACTGCGAGCAGTCCATCACCAAATATAACTGCACCAAGTAGTCCTTTGCCCAAAAGCGATCGCTTCGCCAATATCAATCAACAACTCGAACAACAGATTGCCAGCAGTCAGCCCATGAACTTTGCGCCTAATCTCGATACTCCGCCAGCATTAGTCAGAAATGCTTCATCCAGTCTCAGTAATAACTTTAATTCCACAACCCAAGCTAATAATCCTTTTTGGTATGAACCTGTAACTTCTGTAATCATCAGAATTACTCCTAAGGGACTCAGTTCCCCAATTCCCTCTAATACAGAAATTTCATCAAACTTACCACCTGTATTAGCATCTCCTCCTAGCGGTGAACCTGTCAATCAACCGATTCAGATTGCGCCTCTTTCCAATACTAGCTTCGCTCCACAAAATCCTCCCAAGTATCGTGTAGTTGTTCCTGTTTCTTCTCATAGTGGCGTGGCTCAAGTCCGTCAAATTGTGCCAAATGCCTTTGCATCAAGACTCAATGGTTATCTAGTCGTGCAGATTGGAGCCTATAGCGATCGCCGCATTGCCGAAGTGCAGGTATCGCGCCTCGCCCAACAAGGTCTATCAGCAAGAATTGAAGCGATTAAACCATGA
- the blaOXA gene encoding class D beta-lactamase encodes MKLSIFKMCLALVGITCAITQPIYAETLSPNATPKSHFMFQSQFSRNLAQNLQAANSEGCFILYDLKRDRYIRYNSQHCQKRFIPASTFKIFNSLVALETKAIADENTVIPWNGVANNEFLEWNQDQTMRTAFKRSVVWFYQELARRAGNERMSKYIQAAGYGNQDIGDKIDTFWLKGKLRISPEEQIKFLVRLYQENLPFSPAVMKTVKDVMVIDRQDNYTLRGKTGWGRDVDGMKNIGWYVGYLERDNDVYFYALNIVNQDPNFPMIPTRKKILFDTFKNLQLID; translated from the coding sequence ATGAAGTTATCTATTTTTAAGATGTGTCTAGCTTTAGTTGGTATTACTTGCGCGATCACCCAGCCCATTTACGCAGAGACTCTATCTCCAAACGCGACTCCTAAATCTCATTTTATGTTTCAGTCACAGTTCTCACGGAATTTGGCTCAAAATCTCCAAGCAGCTAACTCTGAGGGATGTTTCATTTTGTATGACTTGAAGCGCGATCGCTATATTCGCTATAACTCTCAACATTGCCAAAAACGCTTTATTCCTGCATCGACATTTAAGATCTTTAATTCACTGGTTGCCCTCGAAACTAAAGCGATCGCGGATGAAAATACCGTGATTCCTTGGAATGGGGTGGCTAATAATGAATTTCTAGAATGGAATCAAGATCAGACCATGCGAACTGCCTTTAAGCGATCGGTGGTTTGGTTTTATCAAGAGTTAGCTAGAAGGGCTGGCAATGAAAGAATGAGTAAGTATATTCAAGCTGCTGGCTATGGTAATCAGGATATCGGGGATAAGATTGATACTTTTTGGTTAAAAGGCAAACTGAGAATTTCGCCAGAGGAGCAAATTAAGTTTTTAGTGAGGCTTTATCAAGAAAATTTACCCTTCTCGCCTGCGGTGATGAAAACGGTGAAGGACGTTATGGTAATTGATCGCCAAGATAATTACACGCTCAGAGGTAAGACTGGTTGGGGTAGAGATGTTGATGGGATGAAAAATATTGGTTGGTATGTTGGTTATTTAGAACGAGATAATGATGTTTATTTTTATGCTCTGAATATTGTTAATCAAGATCCCAATTTCCCAATGATTCCTACTCGTAAAAAGATTTTATTTGACACTTTTAAGAATTTACAACTCATTGATTAA
- a CDS encoding glycerol-3-phosphate acyltransferase, with product MWRTTSISSLLAAIAATSLMLLSQSPFAYKLMVCIGSLLILYRHRSNLDRLWHGKEQKISFLESDRHESISAH from the coding sequence ATATGGCGAACTACATCGATTAGTTCTTTATTGGCAGCGATCGCAGCCACAAGTCTAATGCTTTTGAGTCAATCACCCTTCGCCTATAAATTGATGGTTTGTATCGGTAGTTTGCTCATACTTTACCGACATCGCAGCAACCTCGATCGCCTATGGCATGGTAAAGAGCAAAAAATCAGTTTCCTTGAGAGTGATCGCCATGAAAGTATATCCGCGCATTGA
- a CDS encoding DegT/DnrJ/EryC1/StrS family aminotransferase: protein MKVYPRIDLDITIKDLSLSLISSFAWSDRAKIIAQIQSHWHTPKEVLVTLCVRTSFDLLLQALCLPAGSEVMMSAVNIIHMEEIVKKHNLIPVPIDIDLETLAPSLELFKASISSRSRVFVVAHLFGAIASLDDYVEICKSHNILLVEDCAQAFDGLRYLGHPDADISLFSFGPIKSCSALGGAITLVQDQDLAQRIRDLEQSYLVKTDFWFFKRLLKYLCLKTLANPLVFGILIACLDWLKIDANNFISTLTRGFRKGDIQAQLRYRPPSGMLRLLQHRLEHLDTSYYDRRSQVARDFLNLLESSVASIGKDAMRHSYWVVPLMMENPEMLMQKLRKAGFDSTTGTTSLKSLAKEAVFATKLMNSVLYLPIYTSVPSEELTRLAQLINLNK, encoded by the coding sequence ATGAAAGTATATCCGCGCATTGACTTAGATATCACTATTAAGGATTTAAGTTTAAGCCTAATTTCTTCCTTTGCATGGTCTGATCGAGCAAAAATAATTGCTCAGATTCAATCCCACTGGCATACACCGAAAGAAGTGTTGGTCACACTTTGCGTCAGAACTTCTTTCGATCTACTACTCCAAGCCTTATGCTTACCTGCTGGCTCAGAAGTTATGATGAGTGCCGTGAATATCATTCATATGGAAGAGATTGTCAAAAAGCATAATTTGATTCCCGTTCCCATAGATATTGACTTAGAGACCCTTGCGCCATCCTTAGAACTATTCAAAGCATCCATTTCTAGTCGCAGTCGGGTATTTGTTGTAGCGCATCTATTTGGTGCGATCGCATCCCTTGATGATTATGTAGAGATATGCAAGAGCCATAATATTTTGCTTGTAGAAGATTGCGCTCAAGCTTTCGATGGACTACGTTATCTTGGACATCCTGATGCGGATATCAGTCTTTTTAGTTTTGGTCCGATCAAATCCTGTTCAGCTTTAGGTGGTGCAATCACCCTAGTTCAAGATCAAGATTTGGCGCAGAGAATACGTGATCTTGAGCAAAGCTATCTAGTTAAGACTGATTTTTGGTTCTTTAAAAGACTACTCAAATATCTTTGCCTTAAAACTCTTGCTAATCCTTTAGTCTTTGGAATTCTGATCGCTTGTTTAGATTGGCTCAAAATAGATGCCAATAATTTTATTAGTACGCTAACTCGTGGATTTCGGAAAGGAGATATTCAGGCTCAGTTGCGATATCGCCCTCCCAGTGGAATGCTCAGGCTTTTACAACATCGGCTAGAGCATCTTGATACTTCCTACTATGATCGGCGATCCCAGGTTGCTAGAGACTTTCTTAATTTATTAGAGAGTTCGGTTGCAAGTATTGGGAAAGATGCAATGCGACATTCCTATTGGGTAGTTCCTTTGATGATGGAGAATCCAGAGATGCTAATGCAGAAATTAAGGAAAGCAGGATTTGACTCGACCACAGGAACTACCAGCTTGAAGTCACTAGCAAAAGAGGCAGTATTTGCAACTAAGTTAATGAATAGCGTTCTTTACTTACCGATTTATACGTCTGTTCCATCGGAAGAATTAACTCGCCTTGCACAATTAATTAATCTGAATAAGTAG
- a CDS encoding TIGR04222 domain-containing membrane protein, whose product MVNQLRDTDYQHMDLYSRIQAFSLDQPNTQLSFSIRLARDNSWSTDYAKRVIEEYKKFVFLAVVAGHPVTPSDQVDQVWHLHLSYTRSYWQEFCPKILQTTLHHDPTRGGSSEQLKFDSWYSKTLESYEQFFGHIPPIDIWSKPKDRFGQDLHFTRINTQQNWVLPKPNFKISFKPQLRQVVTFTFLVVLSLVVTSCQVISLIPNPINFTGSEFLTFYISIGVIGIGLASWLHFFLRLPNGNTNQHPDLNTYEIAFLAGGNNRMIMTAITSLVKQGYVEVVKEKLPFFTFTTRPQTKLFLREKIDNITDPLEKAVAQDILATDGEIKQVFQESTGRNDSIRSRLQHLGLVLSDNQALKAQIYPSLIVFIILGLGLSKMVVGISLDKPVGFLFICMLVLLASGFRFFIKPHRSRYGDLIFNDLTNRLQDLKIVNSHDSRLALAVALFGLTVLTADSALADLYQIFASTTGGGGGGDSGGDGGGGGCGGCGGCGGCGGG is encoded by the coding sequence ATGGTTAATCAATTAAGAGATACAGACTATCAACACATGGATCTATACAGCCGTATTCAGGCATTTTCTTTAGATCAACCAAATACTCAGTTATCGTTTAGCATACGATTGGCTAGGGATAATAGTTGGTCAACCGACTATGCTAAGAGAGTGATTGAGGAATATAAAAAGTTTGTATTTCTAGCTGTTGTAGCAGGTCATCCCGTAACGCCATCTGACCAAGTTGATCAAGTTTGGCACTTGCATCTGAGTTATACACGATCATACTGGCAAGAGTTCTGTCCAAAAATTTTACAAACCACATTACATCACGATCCAACTCGTGGAGGTTCATCCGAGCAATTAAAATTTGACAGTTGGTATAGCAAGACTCTAGAGAGTTATGAACAGTTTTTTGGACATATTCCACCAATAGATATTTGGTCTAAACCCAAAGACCGATTTGGGCAAGATTTACATTTTACGCGGATCAATACTCAACAAAATTGGGTTTTGCCAAAACCCAATTTCAAAATCTCATTCAAACCACAATTGCGGCAAGTAGTAACCTTTACCTTTTTGGTCGTCCTTTCGCTTGTTGTAACTAGCTGTCAGGTAATCTCCCTGATTCCTAACCCAATCAACTTTACAGGTTCGGAGTTTTTAACATTCTATATTTCGATAGGAGTGATAGGAATTGGTTTGGCTTCTTGGCTGCATTTTTTCCTTCGTTTGCCTAACGGTAACACAAATCAACATCCTGATTTAAATACTTATGAGATAGCTTTCTTAGCTGGTGGCAATAACCGCATGATTATGACTGCAATCACCAGTTTGGTAAAACAAGGCTATGTAGAGGTAGTAAAAGAAAAACTACCATTTTTCACTTTTACTACAAGACCACAAACCAAACTATTTCTGAGAGAAAAGATTGATAATATTACTGATCCATTAGAAAAAGCGGTTGCACAAGATATTTTGGCAACTGATGGAGAAATTAAACAGGTTTTCCAAGAATCTACAGGAAGGAATGATAGTATTCGTTCCCGCCTACAGCATCTTGGTTTGGTTCTGAGTGATAACCAAGCATTAAAAGCTCAAATTTATCCATCATTAATCGTCTTTATTATTCTAGGACTAGGCTTATCCAAAATGGTTGTTGGAATTTCTCTAGATAAGCCAGTTGGGTTTCTTTTCATTTGTATGTTGGTGCTTCTAGCTTCTGGATTTAGGTTTTTTATAAAGCCACATCGTAGCCGTTATGGAGATCTCATTTTTAATGATTTAACAAATCGCTTACAAGACTTAAAAATAGTCAATAGCCACGATTCTAGGCTTGCACTAGCGGTTGCGTTGTTTGGATTAACAGTTCTAACAGCCGATAGTGCTTTAGCAGATTTGTATCAAATATTTGCTTCTACAACTGGTGGCGGTGGCGGCGGCGATAGCGGCGGCGATGGTGGCGGTGGTGGTTGTGGTGGTTGTGGTGGTTGTGGTGGTTGTGGTGGTGGTTGA